The nucleotide sequence AGACCCGGACATGCCCGCTCACCACGTGTGCGCTGGCGGCCGGGATCTCGTTGATCAGCACCTTTACTTCGTGCTCCTTCGCCGGTTCATGGCTGCGCAGCACCAGCGGTGCCAGCTGCATGCCGGTGTTGACGAAGGCGTCATGGCGAAGCTGTTCTTCCCACTGCCCCGCAACTCCCGCTTCATGCAGCGGCGGCGGCATCAGCAGGATCAGCGGCAGGGTTTCGCTGGTCAGGCGCGCGGCGGCGGTGTCGCCCTGCCCGGCCGGCGCACCGGCAGCACCGGACCCGGTGCCTGCAGCGGCGTCGCCTTCTGCGGCGGCGCCACGGCGCAGGCGCCACACCAGCATGGCGGCCAGGCCGACTGCCAGGCCGGCGAACACCGGCAGCGGGAAGCCCGGCAGCAGGCCCAGCAGCAGCACCAGCACCGCACCGGTGCCCAGCACCAGGTTGCTGTTGAACAGTTCGCCCAGGATGTTGGCGCCCAGGTTGTTGCTCTCGCCGCTGACCCGGGTGACGATGAAACCGGCGCTGATGCAGATCAGCAGCGCGGGGATCTGCGCGACCAGGCCGTCGCCGATGGTCAGCAGGGTGAAGGTGTTGAGCGCCTGCGAGAACGCCATGCCATGCTGCAGCATGCCGACGGCGATACCGCCGAACAGGTTCACGAACACGATCACGATGCCGGCGATGGCATCGCCCTTCACGAATTTCATGGCGCCGTCGTAGGAGCCGTACAACTGGCTTTCCCGCTCCACGTCGCGACGGCGGCGCTGCGCTTCTTCGGAGGTGATGGCTTCAGCGCGCAGGTCGGCGTCGATGCTCATCTGCTTGCCGGGCATGCCGTCCAGCGAGAAGCGCGCCACCACCTCACCGATACGCTCCGAGCCCTTGGTGATGACGATGAACTGGACCAGGGTGATGATCGCGAAGATCACCGCACCCACCACCAGGTTGTCGCCGACCACGAAGTCGCCGAACGCGCTGATGACCTGGCCGGCGTCGGCGTCGAGCAGGATCAGGCGGCTGGTGCTGACCGACAGTGCCAGCCGCATCAGCGTGGTGAACAGCAGCACCGAGGGGAAGGTGGAGAAGTTGAGGATGCGCTCGACATAGAACGAGCTCAGGAAGATGATGATCGCCACGGCCATGTTCAGGCCGATCAGCAGGTCGACCAGGAAGGTCGGCAGCGGGATGATCAACATCGCCACGACCACCGCCATCAGCACAACCAGCGCCAGCTCCGGGCGCAGCACGCCACGCGCGCGGGCGACAAAGCCCGTTGCGCTCGTGTTGGTCACGCTGTTCATACGTTCACCCCTGCGACATGGCTGGCCTGCCAGCGTTCGCGCTTCATGCTTTCCACCACCACGACCTCCAGGGACTGCACCGCGCGCTCGCGCGCCACGTCATCGCTCCACACCGCGTCGGGCAGGCCGCCCAATGCGCGTCGCAATGCCTGCACCAGGCGCGCGCGCTCCGGCGCCGACAGCGCCACGCGCGCATCGGCCAGCGGCCCGGCAAACAGTCCAGCCCAGTCCTGCAGGCCGCGCACCACGTCGAGCAGGCCGCCGACCACCGCTTCGGCGGTGGTGGACAGCCGTGCCAGCAGGCGGTCGCGGGTGGCTTCCTGGACCAGCAGCTGGTCGGTGGAGCGCAGCACCGCCAGGTTGCGCACCTGGCGCAGCAGGCGGCCGAATTCCAGGTGCGAGGCACTGGGGTCGAGCGAATACATGTCCGCGCCGAGCGCCTGTTCCATGAAATCGACCACCTGGGCGCGGCGCTCGAAGCCGTACAGCGCGATCCAGCCCGCGTACTCGCCCACGCAGTCCTGGTGGTTGCCGATGAAGTCGCGGTAGCTCTGGCGCAGCGCACGTGCGGAAAACTGGCTGCCGCGCGCGGCCAGGCGCGCCTTGACCGCGACATTCACGCCGCCGCGCAGGGCCGCGCCCTGCCCCAGCGCCGCCTGTTCGGCCAGCAGCTGCTCCATGGCCTGCTGCAGCAGCTCACGGACCTCGTCCAGTTCATCGTCGGCCAGCAGCGAACGCAGCACGGCCAGCATGTCGCTGGGGTCCGGGAAGAACTGCTTGAGCAGGGCAAGCAACTGCACCGGGCTGCGCATGCCGTCGAGCAACGCACGCAGGTTGCTGACCTTGCCGTACACCTCGTCGTCCAGCACGTGGTCGATCCACGCCTGCGATTCGCTGCTGCCGCTGGTCTGCTGGCCGTCGCGGCGGCGCTGCAGCGAGGCAACGAGTGCGCCGAGGTCGTCCTGCATGGACAACGCCGTACTGAGCATGCCCGGGCGCGACGGCTTGCCCGACGCGGCCATGATGTCGCGCGATGCGTCGTCACGGTCGCCCTGCGCGGTGGCCTGGCGCGGCGTGATCGGCAGCGGTGCGGTCTGCGGTCGATTAATGGCCGGCAGTGCCATGCGCGCCCTCCACAGCGTTGAAGCCCGGGTGCAGCGCGCGGAACGTGTCGTGCACGGCTTCGCCCACGCCGCGGCCGTAGACCTCCGGCATGCGGTACGTATCCACCGGGTCGCTGCCGTTGAGCAGGCGCGGCTGGATCAGGAACACGCGCACCAGGTTTTCGGCCGACTGGCTGTCCTGGCCGAACAGCTTGCCCACGCCGGGAATACGGCGCAGTCCGGGAATGCCGGCATACCCGACGTCGGTCTGGCTGCGGGTGTAGCCACCCACCAGCAGGCTCAGCTCCTGCGGCACGCGCGCGACGGTGTCGATCACGGTGCGGTTGACCAGCGGCAGGGTGTCCACCAGGCGGCTGGTGTCGGCCGCACCGTCTTCAATCTTCCGCTGCATTTCCACTTCGTTGCTGCTGGAAATGCGCGGCCGCACGCTGATCAGCGTGCCGTAGGTCACCGGCTCCAGCGAGGTGGCGCGCTCACCCACCAGCTGCGCGTAGAAGGTCTGGTTGCTGTCGAAGTAGGCCGGGATGTTTTCCTGGGTGAGCAGCACCGGGCGCGAGACGATGTGCGCGTCGCCCTTGCTGGCCATGGCCTGCACCGAGGCGAGGAAACGGGTGCCGTCCAGGGTGCTGACCGAACCGGACTGGTTGATGCCGATCTTGAGCCGGTTGCCGACGTTGATGCCGCCGCTCCAGGTGACGCCGAGGCGGTCGAGCTGGGTCTTGCGGATGTCGATGATCCACAGCGAGAGTTCGATCTGCTTGCGCGGCACGTCCAGTTCACCAACCAGGCGCTTGACCTGTTCGATCTGGGCCAGGGTGCCGCGCACGATCAGGCTGTTGGTTTCGGCGTAGGCCATGATCACCGCCGGCGACGGGCCGAGCGGCACGCTGCCCACGCGCTGCGTCTCCGCAGTCGGCGACGGCGTAGCGGGCAGCAGCTCTTCGGTGATGCTGGCCGGGTCGACCGGCAGCGGCGGCTGCTTGACCACCGCACCAAAGTCGCCGAGCTGCAGCACGCCGGCCAGCACGTCGGCCATGCCCGGCAGCGAGGTTTCGGCGGTGCGCAGGCCGAAGCGGCGACCATTGACGAAGCTGTGCTCCAGCTTGAGCACTTCCACATGGTGCGGGCTGGCGTCGGCGCCTTCGTACAGGTCGTCGAGGTAACGCGCGGCGTTGAGCACGATGTCCACGTACACCGGCGGTCCGGCCACGTAGAAGGTGCCGTCGGCGCCGCCGCCGCGCACCGGGTAGCGCGCGTCCGACAGCCGCGCCTTGCGCAGGAAGTCGGCCAGGGTGGCCACCGAGGTCGAGCGCA is from Stenotrophomonas bentonitica and encodes:
- a CDS encoding EscV/YscV/HrcV family type III secretion system export apparatus protein, with amino-acid sequence MNSVTNTSATGFVARARGVLRPELALVVLMAVVVAMLIIPLPTFLVDLLIGLNMAVAIIIFLSSFYVERILNFSTFPSVLLFTTLMRLALSVSTSRLILLDADAGQVISAFGDFVVGDNLVVGAVIFAIITLVQFIVITKGSERIGEVVARFSLDGMPGKQMSIDADLRAEAITSEEAQRRRRDVERESQLYGSYDGAMKFVKGDAIAGIVIVFVNLFGGIAVGMLQHGMAFSQALNTFTLLTIGDGLVAQIPALLICISAGFIVTRVSGESNNLGANILGELFNSNLVLGTGAVLVLLLGLLPGFPLPVFAGLAVGLAAMLVWRLRRGAAAEGDAAAGTGSGAAGAPAGQGDTAAARLTSETLPLILLMPPPLHEAGVAGQWEEQLRHDAFVNTGMQLAPLVLRSHEPAKEHEVKVLINEIPAASAHVVSGHVRVWGRQDELEALDMGLVVPHDGGSARWVLAESHQDVRALGCEVSSDYEELRRLVHGAVLRNVGELFGIQEAKHVLDALEKRFPELVKETYRHMPIQRVAEVLQRLLREDVSIRNMKVVLETLAQWGQREKDVILLVEHVRGALARYISARFARDGRIPAILVSSPVEDQIRAGIRQSQGAAYLNLEPAESGELMDRFALHVGEITARRPDVVLMVAPDIRRFVKRFIENRLPATPVLSFAEISDTVTLDVMRSI
- the sctW gene encoding type III secretion system gatekeeper subunit SctW, with translation MALPAINRPQTAPLPITPRQATAQGDRDDASRDIMAASGKPSRPGMLSTALSMQDDLGALVASLQRRRDGQQTSGSSESQAWIDHVLDDEVYGKVSNLRALLDGMRSPVQLLALLKQFFPDPSDMLAVLRSLLADDELDEVRELLQQAMEQLLAEQAALGQGAALRGGVNVAVKARLAARGSQFSARALRQSYRDFIGNHQDCVGEYAGWIALYGFERRAQVVDFMEQALGADMYSLDPSASHLEFGRLLRQVRNLAVLRSTDQLLVQEATRDRLLARLSTTAEAVVGGLLDVVRGLQDWAGLFAGPLADARVALSAPERARLVQALRRALGGLPDAVWSDDVARERAVQSLEVVVVESMKRERWQASHVAGVNV
- the sctC gene encoding type III secretion system outer membrane ring subunit SctC, producing MRSLSLFLLLLFVSAPALAQTPLEGTAISDRADLPHATGFVSRADSADHLLNAIGARARQAVVISPKAHKKKVSGSFDLARPFDVLAKVTAELGLVWYSDSTSIYVYDASEQKNAVGRLRSTSVATLADFLRKARLSDARYPVRGGGADGTFYVAGPPVYVDIVLNAARYLDDLYEGADASPHHVEVLKLEHSFVNGRRFGLRTAETSLPGMADVLAGVLQLGDFGAVVKQPPLPVDPASITEELLPATPSPTAETQRVGSVPLGPSPAVIMAYAETNSLIVRGTLAQIEQVKRLVGELDVPRKQIELSLWIIDIRKTQLDRLGVTWSGGINVGNRLKIGINQSGSVSTLDGTRFLASVQAMASKGDAHIVSRPVLLTQENIPAYFDSNQTFYAQLVGERATSLEPVTYGTLISVRPRISSSNEVEMQRKIEDGAADTSRLVDTLPLVNRTVIDTVARVPQELSLLVGGYTRSQTDVGYAGIPGLRRIPGVGKLFGQDSQSAENLVRVFLIQPRLLNGSDPVDTYRMPEVYGRGVGEAVHDTFRALHPGFNAVEGAHGTAGH